AATAAGATGTGGGGGGAGGAGGTAATGTTAGGTGCATGCCTGGGGGGGGAGGGTGTTTTAAACTCAATGATTCGCTGACGACAGTAGTTTGGATGTTTCGCATTaagtgcagtaggtaagccttataaaactaactttctgtcatatttgctgaaactgactctatgttcgagtagaactgtatgaagcaggtaatttaaaaaaataatccggctcctctggcaccacctacagcctgtagtgtgatttgcaaaattcaccgctccctgttcagatgctccaatcagggccaggggggtgggggtgtctaactgtgtgtcaatcactgctcatgcacatgcattcattctcccttgtggggggaggggcttaggagaccattttgggctttagcggaaaggggggagggactgagaagttgtcgatgttcaaatcttttggctaagtcctggatcttcgcaatcctacctacggcacctttaagtaTTAAAGAGTGTAAAACTTGTTTCAATGTGGACATGCTAACTATTACACATCGTTATGACGATTCCCTACCTGTGAGCTGGTCCTAAATGCTAAATATGGGTCCATTGCTGCCTAATTTATATTCATCTAGGGTTTTTCATAAGAATGAATCCAAGTTCTGAATAACGTCTATGGAGTCCATCGCTCACTGTCGGCGAACTTGTTCACCGAACTTATTCCGACTCCTCTTCCTGCACCGGGTTACTTGGTATGCTTGTTTTCCTCGCTACACATGAAAGTATCCCCACCTTTTGCTGGTAAGTTTTCGGCCTGGGAAAGCCCCCCGACATCCAGCATGCGCTCCCAGTGTGGAACGTCAACGGGCTGCGTCATGTGTCATGCATGCGTTTTGTGAGAACAAAGATGATCAGCAATGTTTGAATGAATGTCAAAGGATTTTATAGTCATCTAAATGCTTCAGTAATGTTTCACAGAAATAATTGAAAGCATTTAGCACAATTTGTTCACTTGGAGAGATTTTGGAGGGACACCAGTGACAACACGTGCTgtgttccaggcaacccgtaacccgTGTTTTCACATCCCTTTAcctgtgaaagtgccctggaacggcagtcaaaccgtaacttactacccgtgaactcgtaccagatcgttgtactcccagttacagtttttgacgtcacacacacatgttgatgctgtacagacgcctttgattaacggtgagaaatagaaataaataggcaacgtaaagtaattccgcacattgtaatcaaaacaatacacatacgattgtgtactactacaggttatgtttattaaatgaagcccaaaatacgTCGCCAACTAGAAATTGCTAGTAtgagctagcgctagctaacgtcaacgttaggtagccgctagctaacgctagctagaagggtttgtcgtgactttgcctggaatgctaccaagtcgtgagtcgtaaCTTAAAGTCGTAACTTACAgactaaaaattgtgtctggaacacAGCAATAGGCCTACAGAAAACTCCCTAGCTCCAATAAGGTTAGGCCTCAGGTCTGAAACTGTATACAGGTGTTGACAAGATGTAGATGATAGGTTTCACATAGTGTGGCATAAGCATGTCTTAGATATTGTGATTagaaaattatttattatagaCGAGGACCAAAAACCGTTCTGAACCATGTGTGAACTGATGTAGTGTTTTAATCACATGCTAAGCAATCACAATGTCAGAAACTATAAGAATTTATGATTCAAATGCAGCCTTGTTtatgcattttggccttgcaGTTCTTTTGTTataagcttttccatttgggTATAACAAATAGGTAAATAGAAAAAAGGTGCATATTACTTTAAGTAATGTCTAAAAATAGGCAATTagctatttcattttaaattgttatattCAATACAGCATATTTTTCAGTATGACTCTTGTGTAAGGGGGCAGAATGGCTAGAAATTGGCAAATGCTGAAAATGAGATGAAGCAAGGATTCCTTGTTGCTCAACATTTGTGCTTGGTAACCAGAAACCCATTAATATCCCACCTTTCCTCAACATGGTGGGTCTGGGTCCACAGTATTGGATGACTTTCAAATTAAAAAGCTCATTCATATCATCTAAACGTTATGTACACTGAGGAGTACATATTCTAAGTGTAGACGGAGTGAGGGGAAAGAAGAGTCCAAACCAGAGAGGAAAGCTCCACTGTTGCTAACACAGCACATTTTTTTGAAAGACCAGGCACTACATTTCCTTTGCCATGCACTAGTGTTATTGCAATTACCATCAACCGATGGCTGAAAATGGGTTAGTATAAATATCTATTTTGCTTTTTGATACCATGTAGTGATTCAGACGTGTAATGACCGTTTTTATATTTGCTGTTCTGAGCACTGAGTGCCAGTTATGATATTCCCAGGAAGAAAATCCTCAAGTCACACAGGAAATGTTTTGTTCCATGTTTGCAGAAGCATTAATAGATGTTTGTTTTGGATAATTAAGAGAAGAACCGGGGGCTTAGTTAAAGCAGGGACAGTCACAgtgaaaaagacaaagacagaaaaaccaAAGAAATAGAAACAAATTATTGGGAAAGGAGATCGACCATCTGTATAGCTAACAACAGTATACATCAACAGTGAGATATGCACTAACATGAGAAGTGATGTCCATGTAGCTTTTTCCTGTAGAACGGTAGGTTTCActtctgtaaatgtgtgtttttctaaCTATAGAGAGCCATTACCTAGCAATGAATCATAATTTAAATAGCAGACAACTTTTAAATGACGGTAACCTAAACACCAGATGAACATCCCACAGCTGATACTGTGGTGTCTGTTTGACTGCAGTTTATTGAAAGCTCAGCTGGTGGCCTAACAACACTATTGGTTTTGTGATGATGTTACTGTTAGCTTATtgattaaacaacaaaaaacgtTCCCTATATGCTGATGATATCTAATCCATTGGTGTGTATAGGAAGTGGTGTTGGAGCAGCATGAGAGCATCAGTATTCATTTTTACATTCATTAAGAAATCTCGACATTTCTGCACTCACAATCAAAACTATCAGCATGGTCAGACACTCCCCCCGCCCCCAATGTTTCCTTTGGTGAGTTAGGAGACAAATAAAATGGCTTTATCAATGAAAGTGGTTCACCATGCCAAGCTGCCTACAAAAGAGTAAGAACATCTGCTCTTCTCACCTCAACCCAAGCAAAgtcaaattaataaataaaatcagatATTTTATaggaaaactaaaactaagaGTTATCCTGCTGCTTAGTTTTACATCTCATCGCAAATCTGACTTCATCACATCCCCCGGAACAGGCTGTTGGAGATTTCACTTGCACACATGAGCATGCATTTTCGAATTCATAGCAACTCTGCCAACTTTTATAAACCTGTTGGTGCTATAAAGACTGAAACCATCACAGAGCCAACCATCCAGATGTAACAATCACATCTGGACCTATTACTTCAACCCAGATCCTActcatatatagtatatagtatatatatatatatatatatatagtatatatatatatatatatatatatatatagttctgACACCCCAAAAACTTTCTGACGTTTAAGAGATGTACAGTACACTGTACATTGGTTGCGATCTGAGAATGACAGAGATAGGGACAGAGGAAGGACGTCCTTCCTGCCTTAGTATCCTGTGTTCTGCTGACAGCGGCTGGTTTTTAGGAGATGCGCTCCTCAGAAGCCAGATAACTGACTAACTGAGAGTCTTTCCCCTTCAGTCACCAACCACTGGAATTATCTTTTTCATAACCTCTTATCATCATCAGACTTTTGTTCAGAATTGCAGACCCCCAGAATGATTGGCATGTATCTGTACAGATGTTGCTGCGTCACATCTGGCATATAACATTTGCAATTTATATTATGCTTGGTTTCATTTTTCTGATATATATCAATGCAAGAATATTCATACACTGTACATAATCAAATCAGGGATAGCAAAAGATGTTTTCTCGTATACATTTCAAGGCCGTTAACCTTTAATCTTCAATGACGTGTCTCTCTGGTCCAGCATCACTGTCTGATGACGTTGGGTCAGAATGATGGTTCCTTGTTCTGCTGAATGTGTTTCATTGTCTGTGTGGTTTAGTGGCACACCCAATGCAACTGCATACAGGACAACATGTTGCATGCTACTTACTCATGTACAACTCTCTGGTGATTCTGGTAGGAAAAGGAAAAGTATTGGAGACCCTTTTCAAGAAAACAGATGGCACAAGTCAGCACATACACATTAGAGGATTTATTTATATGATAGAATGCTGACAGAGACAATCTAATGGGAAGTGTCCTTTCCTCCGTTTATTACAGGAAGGCCGCAATCCAAACATCCAACATTTAGGGCGTGAATCCTGGAACCAGCTGCCACCACAACCAGAACCTAAGATAGCCACTTATCTCCAGTCCATAATTGTGGTAGTCTTAGATTGTATCCTCTCTGTCCGACTTTGTTCTTTTAACTCCCAACTGCCTTCAATACTCTTGACCATTTCAGTCTAAAAAAATACAGCATAAAGCAGTAGGGCAATTCGCAATGCAGGAAGCAACGTCATCGTATTCTGTCGCACAAGATGACGGACTCTATGTAGTGTGTAAATTACAGTAAAGCAGGGCACAAGTGTTTCCACACAGTTCCAACCTCCAACCCCCTCCAAAAAAACAGGAACCCTTTCTAGTCAGGAGAAATATTGGCCAAGCACATTACCTACCCTCTGGTTTCCTGAGAAAGCTGGGAGGAAACTGCCGAACGTCGTAAAAGTGGTGACCTCAGCACATATTTGTGCCTCTCCAGCGGGCCATGACCACATAGCCCCTAGACTACCCCAACCTTGCTTGCAGATACAGGGAAGGAACCAGGACAGGGCAGCCCCCTGATTGACTTTGGAGACATTAGGGaatagtctgtgtgtgtttatttaagtcAGCAGAAAATACTTGTCAGCATGCTGAATACTCAATTTAACATCAGTTTTACTCTCTCAGATGGATCAAAGCCGATGATGTGTCACTGCCAACCCTGTGACCATGAATAATGGATGTTAAGTCCACTTTTAAATCCACTACTGCTTTTATCTGTCTACACTGAGAAGTgttttgttttcccttttttgcaATTTATTCACACTGCACTCCCTCCCTTTTGAAGAACAAAGTACTGCAGACTCAGCAAAAGCCACTCAGATCCCATGACATATCATTAGGTGCAACAGTTTAAAACTTTCCGTGCATTGTGCAAGGCTTGTTTTAACATGTTTAAACATGAAAACAGTGTTTGACTTGTCAGAAAAAGAAATTTGTGCATTTGTATAAATTGTTATAGTATTTGTATTGGTGTGTCCCTTCGCCCTATGCATAAACAGTGTGTGAATGTAAGACATGGACACACAGCATGAAACGCTGCTGTTAGCTGTTCGATGTTGCCATCTTGTGGACAAAGAGTTGCACTTCAGAACCTGTGCAGCAGGAATCCTATCAGTGCGCACAACAGCTTTCCAAACATCTTTGATGTTGGCAGTTGCAGTGGTTACGtggttacattttaaaagtctTGCCATTCAATTTATCAAACACAGATGGTGACCTATATGGACCGTCGGAAGTTAGTCAAAAACTGACTCTTTCAATATTTGCTTGGCTTTCCTGGAAACCTGAGTGATTGCATAATCCTGGAATCTCAGAAATTGACAAATTGTCTCCAATTAGTAGtcctaaaataaaaatgaaaacttaATAAATGACCCGTTGCCTTGTGCATAACAGGGTGCATGCACTAAAAGAAGGCCAGACTTGACAAGCGTATTTGTCAGCTTTCGTGTGCTGTCCCAAGTGTCTCCCTGCCTTTcacccagtgcatgctgggatagttTCCAGCTTCCTGTGACTGTAAGGAGGACTGAATGGAAATGAATACTGAATGACAATACAGCAAATGAACAAATATAATAACctaaaatataatttctatAAACACATGTTTAAAATATGTAGGCTACTGCCAAATATTGCAATGACCATGTTTCACTATTTGTTTTGTACATTGTATTCCGAGTGACTAATTCAAATCATTTAAACTGCATTTATTCTTCATTAATACCTTCCAAATTATATCATTAACTGACTCAAACTAGATGTAATGCTAAATAAGATAATACGGTAAGATTTAGGTTGTTTGATTAGATAGTCATGTTTTTGCAATACATGCTGGTAACTGGGAAGTACGCTATCAAAaatggtatttaaaaaaaaatctataatcACAGCCAACAAGAAACATTAGTATATCACTGAGTTGAACCTGATTATTTTGCTTATTATATAACGCTCTGGAGAAGGCATTGTGCCAGAACACATCAGCGTTTATTTATTCTGATGTGAAGCCAATTAAGTGAAATGAGATTATTTTGTCTTAACATGGGAACTTGAGATGTGCTTCCTTTTCTTCAGAGATCTTCAATAGGGGGTCCGGgaacccctagggggtcctcagagttactgcaggggggcccaccaaattattgttaatgttttaaaagtTTTGTCAAtacttaaaatgtcttaacatgaatccaacatattatttgcaaatataaatcagcctatttgtgaaaaaaaacaacatcacaTTAtcgataggcttactggcctataggtaagggaTTCACTAAGGTAGCCGTCCACAtctacagttcatcctaaggattcattGTGCCAAATTTATGTTTACCATTAAAAGATGAttaataaaaccatgccaacaattattattgtaatagcttagtattatttgcactaaaaaggtatataaggtgtataaaggctttaggctgccttAGGCCCAGTTTATCATGCAACTtaattgtatacaatatatgtagaagggggtccctgatccgtctTTCTtacagttaaggggtccttggcttaaaaaactttgaagactCCTGCTTTAAGAAACATAAGCATTACAATATGTGTTTACCATACGTGTCTGTTATAGAGTCAAGTTGgagtgtaaatgtttttttgtttttttgcttttagtAGTTTCAACCATAAGCACACTTGGACCATAAAAGGTTCTTTCAGGTCCAATTCTGTGGCTGGTTCAGATGAGTTTTATTAACTGCGCAGTGAAGACAGAAGCTCACAACAAGCTGTAGAATTCTCTGACCAAAGTGAGATTTTAGCCAGAGTTTTATACACTGAGTTATAGGAAACACCTAACAAAAGGAGTGGAATGAGCTAAGCTAAGTCTATGAGAAGACACTTAACTCATAAGTCTGTCTGAGTAGATTTACATAGGCTCAACATATGTCTGTTTCATAAAGGAAAAAGGTGCTTTGATTAGTTAAGGTGGGACTCTCAACAAAATGTCTCACTCATAGAGATGGTTCAACACAAAACTAGAAAAAGGCATTCACTTAATTACATCAGGATACACTGAATCTgttgatcaaattaaaatagTTTCAGCAAGGAGATAAAGGACAGGAAAGACAGTAAGAGGATAAGATAACTAATACTATTGGGTAATACATTTTCTTCTACAGCACTCAACTAAAAAACAGTTCACAGTTATATAACAGTTTTGCAGAGATGATGAGAAGAAATGAATCATCACTTTAAAAGattattatgtttttgtgtgattATGATGTAACACTTTAAACTCTGGTTTTGGAGTTTACCCAGCACTAAATCAACATTGCTGCCCCTAAAAAAACAACCTATTGACTTCAAAGATGACAGCGTGGTCCCTTTGCATTGACTAATCATTGACAGAGACGTGGCTTAAAAGTTTTAATagggacagacacacaacaccaTTTGTCTCTTCAAAGGTTCATCATGAGGATTGAAGTCGCTCTCCAGCTGGGCTTCTGTGGCCTGTGTCTAACACTGGCGCTTGTTGGAGAAGGAATGTATGTATATTTTACACTAAGGATTACATAGTACTAAGGAAGATACAAAGTTGCATCATCACTTAATATGTGCATTTTAGGGGAGTGGAACTTCCTGATCCGCCACCAGTAAATTGTGTTTGGAGCCGCTGGTCAGCGTGGAGTCCTTGTGATCCTTGCACGAAAACCAGAGTGAGTCCATTAAAACTGTAGTCAGTGAGAACTCAACTTTCAACTATCACAATACTGTACTAGCTAGCATGTGACAAACTGTACTGCTCGTATGTACGTATTTTGACAAAATTGAGTTACGTCCCAAATCTGACTTTCCCAGAAATTTTGTAATTTGGAGGGGAAACTATACAGGATTTGAATTTGAAAGATCTAGAAAACCGAGGTAAAAACCAAAGTGACTGCACTCTGGCTTGTTACAGCAAGCTGTTGACATAGCCTTTGCTAAAGCTAATTCAACTTAGGAGCTTTAGATAACAGAATAATTTACTGCGCTATTtcctgtaattaaaaaaatctaaattttgaTTCTCCAACAACTTAGTAATtgagtttgttaaaaaaaattataaataaatacagcagTCACAAAATCTGATCTTAATGGAAAAAAGTAGCCTAACACCCGATTCTGCTAACCTAACTTTAAGCTCAGCAGAGTTTCAGTAACTATCGTCTCTGCTGCCCCCCCAACACTAGTGGAAGTCATGCTTTTTGATGTGGTTAAGCTACCTGTAAAGcccatatttaaatgtatttaattaaagATTATAACTCGCTTATTAGTTCAAATGGACAAGACGGCTGAAAAAGAACCAAGAAGCCATTTTGTTTGTAGATACTGAATTTTCCCTGTGCCCTTCAGATTGTCCAAACATAAAGTGCGGTATGAGTTTTATGTAGGCTAAGTTCTGTGACATTCAGCCTAAAAAAAACCCATaaaattaattgttttcaaATCATATATCTGTTACACAGGGCCTTAAACTTCAAACCCTTGTttctctgttaaaaaaaagtaaacagtaGATGCTTAACAAAGTGTGATGTCATGTGTGATCCTCAGAGACGTTCGCGAAGTGTAGAAGTGTTCAGCCAGTTTGGTGGTGTGTCCTGCGAGGGATCACTGGGGGACAGGGAGTTCTGTAGAACAGATGCTAGATGTGACCTACCGCCTCCTCCTGCATGCTCCGACACAGAGTTCCAGTGCGAGTCAGGTACTTCAGCTTCTTTTAACCCTTTGAGTTGTCTTCCATTTGACCATGCACTTGtcgtcctcccgggtcaaatgaaaatcaacactttttctgacgtttttgtcttttttttccctgatacttttggtgttttttttcaatgtttttgacgcttttttttatgtttagcgcttcttttcactaccatgtactgtataaacaccactaacaccgacttattaccactagttttatgcttatttttgaaattcatggtcaatacaCCTCATtaataggaaattatacctgatccttgagttaaaaaagctaaatattatgaattatttagactaatattaaaggaaggttaatcacagactggtatatgtcaacgttcagtgaggatactgtttcgaaacatttaaaaaaaactttcaaatgctaaaaaatttagtaaaacaaccaaaatgtaatgaaagtgGAGATCcaatcttttgttgtacttgcgaagcatgttgtatggaatcatctgagttatttttgggtaattacAATTAGGtatagttaaaaagaaacccagatttctgatatatatatatacattttgaaagtgggacaaatttgacccaaagacaacaaaaGGGTTAAGTCGCCTACAGTACCTTTGTCTTCATTATATTTGGCTCTATCAGTTTAACCCCCATCTTTACACAGGTTCATGCATCAAGAAGAGATTAATGTGCAACGGGGACTACGACTGTGAGGATGGATCAGACGAGGACTGTGATCCTCTGCGTAAACCCTGTGGTCTGTTAGTCCTGGATAGCAATGAGCAAGGCAGGACAGCAGGATACGGGTAAGAGTGAGTCATTAAAGAGCTAATTAAGTTGGGATCAATGTGTCAATATACAGTAAAATGGAGGCTTTGTCACAGTGGAGAGCACTTACATCaggataagataagataaaataagataagatagactttattaatcccacactggggaaattcctttgttacagcagctcaaaagaaaaattcacacacatcagaataacaccaATACACGTTAAATAGACATAGGAAACATATACAGAAAGtatataagaaatagaaaaaaataaaattagttataataataatagtaataatacaaACGTATTTACACTATAAACACCCGTAtatttacatatacagtatatatatacacagatatacagatgagtaatgTGCGGCTGAATAGAattgacatattgcacagtgggaggtgacacagagtaataaataaataaatatgcatagtgcagaatattgtccagtgatggctcatatAGCAGAatcagctagcagtgctacattataaTGGCATATTGGCCCATTCACAGTGACCATACGGAACAAATACTAATCAAAGCAGTATTCAGAGGAGATACTTTCTTTATGTATCTGAATGTTGTTtataacaataaaaatgatCTGTTTTGTACTCTAATAATAGTTCcaagaatagtttgacattgtgAGAACTACGTTGGGTCACTCTCTTGCCGAGTTAGATGAGAACATCAATACCACTCTCTGCCTGAAGGTGAACAATGAAGCTAGCTCCACGAGACAattaacttagcttagcataaaaaaacTGTAAGCAGGTGCTGAAAATGtctaaaaggttaaaaaaaaaaagtctcctataaggtttttcaaaatgtcagaCTATTCCTTCAAGTATAATTATCGTAATAGAACCTGTACATGGGTAGGAAACTCAAGTACTACTCAAACTTTTTGAGTAGgcataatactgtatataatgtaaAAGTGGCCACTGTGTCCATGCACCAGAATCAACATCTTGGGTGTAGATCCTCGAATGAACCCCTTCAACAATGATTACTTCAATGGAAGGTGTGATCGAGTGAGGAATCCAAACACTCAGACGTATGACAGGCTTCCCTGGAATGTTGGTGTGCTCAACTATGAGGTTAGCTAAAACAATTTCTCCAATTTTATCCTAAGgatgtattaatgtgtgtgtgtgtgtgtgtgtgtgtgtgtgtgtgtgtgtgtgtgtgtgtgtaaaatgatgATGAATACAGTATGTCAGTGAGGGTCCTGAAAAGTCGGTCTTCCCTCAACACTCGTGCTCCCTGTCTTTGCAGACTTTAGTGGAAGAAACCACCTCTAGAGAAATCTATGAAGACACAGACAGCCTCCTGAAGGAGATTCTGACGGAGATGACTAACAAACTTGATGTTGGACTTTCCTTCAAATTCAGCCCAACTGAGAAGTCCATGTCACAGTCAACTGCACCTTCAACTTCAGATGCAACTGGACCTTCAACTTCAGATGCAACTTCAGATGCAACTGGACCTTCAACTTCAGATGCAACTTCAGATGCAACTGGACCTTCAACTTCAGATGCAACTGGaccttcaacttcaactttggGTTTAGAGGCTGGATTCCAGAAGAAAACGATCATTAAGGAGCTTTCAGAGTACACCAAAATTAAGGTAAATGTCAGCCAGCGACAAGTAATCCCATTGCAATTTATAAATAGTTCTTAACATACATAGCAAcattaactaaactaaaaaaacgTTGTGAAGCCAATCTCAGATAGATCCATGCCATATGCGTTTACTCATTCTTCTCTCCTGCACACTCAGAACAAGAGCTTTATGCGGGTGAAGGGCAAAGTACAACTGAGCACCTACAGGATGCGTTCCCGTGAGCTCAAAACAGCCGATGAGTTCTTGGCGCATGTCAAATATTTGCCTTTGCAGTATGAGAAGGGTATTTATTTTGCCTTCCTGGAGGACTACGGAACTCACTACACCAAAAACGGGAAGACTGGCGGCGAATATGAGTTGGTCTATGTTCTCAACCAGGAcaccataaaaacaaaaagtatgtGTCTCTTTTCAAACGTAGTGGTTCTGAAGTTCCTTTTCTCAATCACAATGTTGACTGAATTGTAAAGTATATAAGCACTGATCCTCCATACTCCATGATTCTTGCAGATCTGACAGAGAGAACTGTTCAAGACTGCGTTAAAGTCGGCATCACAGCAGACTTCCAAAGCTTAGTTGATGGCCACGTGAAAAAAGACAACTGTAAAgatgtaacaaataaaaaccAAGGTGAGCTTTCCCTGTTTCACCTGATCACACTAATATTTAAAGGATATGTGCAGAGTTTTGAAGTCTAgtctcagacagaaaatcattcatttacaaataGAGAATACATTACAGATGtattgttgcatttcaagtgttgcatatgataacttagcctactttggatgtctggtgagctaaaccgggtaatGTTATcgctgtcactgtgtcacgagccaattgcattaagagattgttgtagcaaccaacgtaataataacttagattaatatagcgaATTATGTGAAACCCatggacgctttacacaagtaacgttacagggggacaaaggaaaagaaaatagaaagcgAACACAAACATGGACTAAAAGGAAAATGTCTACGCTAAATGAAAGGGGGTCGTAAtttaatgtcggctactgacgtacaaccacgtCGCGCACTGTAAAgctatttatgaatgaaatagacatattacatacctgagggccaattctaggtcggttttgaatcatttacaatcccgtaattgtctccatctgttaaaaGCCCGACCGAGTGTGACTCACGTTATCGCCCGTCgtctttccctttcccttttagcttttagttgttcttcgtttaatttccttctttcctgtgatggccCTTCCCCAGtttcagccataactacaacagataacttctaaaataaaataaaaatacaattaggcctatataaagaaatctcctgcttcctATTACCTGGCATACGCTAACATAGGCTTTTCtggtgttacaaagaaatctgtgacccttcagaatgtgttactgtagcgccgtctacatgccgtaaatcattctgtgactttgcgGGGAAAACCGAACCCGGGCAGACgccttactaaaaactatataaaaaaaagcgttagtctcgtttgctgttacaggtcatttaagaccattgtatgaaaaatgacataGCTTTAGAAACATGAAAAAGTTACATATCGTCACTTTAAGTTAGACTTGCAAAGATCCGAACCTAACCACCAAAACCAAACCTCTCTTTTCTTATGAGGACATTGTGCACTGATATTGTGATGTGTATGAGTAAGGTTTCAGTATGTATGAAATGTGGAAAGTCATCAAAGTTTTCCCCTGGTGCTTAAACAGGT
The Sander lucioperca isolate FBNREF2018 chromosome 14, SLUC_FBN_1.2, whole genome shotgun sequence genome window above contains:
- the c9 gene encoding complement component C9 isoform X2, whose translation is MRIEVALQLGFCGLCLTLALVGEGMGVELPDPPPVNCVWSRWSAWSPCDPCTKTRRRSRSVEVFSQFGGVSCEGSLGDREFCRTDARCDLPPPPACSDTEFQCESGSCIKKRLMCNGDYDCEDGSDEDCDPLRKPCGLLVLDSNEQGRTAGYGINILGVDPRMNPFNNDYFNGRCDRVRNPNTQTYDRLPWNVGVLNYETLVEETTSREIYEDTDSLLKEILTEMTNKLDVGLSFKFSPTEKSMSQSTAPSTSDATGPSTSDATGPSTSDATGPSTSTLGLEAGFQKKTIIKELSEYTKIKNKSFMRVKGKVQLSTYRMRSRELKTADEFLAHVKYLPLQYEKGIYFAFLEDYGTHYTKNGKTGGEYELVYVLNQDTIKTKNLTERTVQDCVKVGITADFQSLVDGHVKKDNCKDVTNKNQGDTDGKAVVDKVLTTVKGGTLQSAVSMRAQLNKEGVMDIATYQEWARSITEAPALLTSEPEPIYMLVPLDMPDANTRISNLKQATADYVAEYNICKCKPCHNGGTLALLDGQCKCMCSFLYEGLACQNYKPDNTKNAGARPTVTQEGNWSCWSSWSSCSGAKRIRTRRCNTDGLLGAVCRGDTRSEEHC
- the c9 gene encoding complement component C9 isoform X1, translating into MRIEVALQLGFCGLCLTLALVGEGMGVELPDPPPVNCVWSRWSAWSPCDPCTKTRRRSRSVEVFSQFGGVSCEGSLGDREFCRTDARCDLPPPPACSDTEFQCESGSCIKKRLMCNGDYDCEDGSDEDCDPLRKPCGLLVLDSNEQGRTAGYGINILGVDPRMNPFNNDYFNGRCDRVRNPNTQTYDRLPWNVGVLNYETLVEETTSREIYEDTDSLLKEILTEMTNKLDVGLSFKFSPTEKSMSQSTAPSTSDATGPSTSDATSDATGPSTSDATSDATGPSTSDATGPSTSTLGLEAGFQKKTIIKELSEYTKIKNKSFMRVKGKVQLSTYRMRSRELKTADEFLAHVKYLPLQYEKGIYFAFLEDYGTHYTKNGKTGGEYELVYVLNQDTIKTKNLTERTVQDCVKVGITADFQSLVDGHVKKDNCKDVTNKNQGDTDGKAVVDKVLTTVKGGTLQSAVSMRAQLNKEGVMDIATYQEWARSITEAPALLTSEPEPIYMLVPLDMPDANTRISNLKQATADYVAEYNICKCKPCHNGGTLALLDGQCKCMCSFLYEGLACQNYKPDNTKNAGARPTVTQEGNWSCWSSWSSCSGAKRIRTRRCNTDGLLGAVCRGDTRSEEHC